A stretch of the Equus caballus isolate H_3958 breed thoroughbred chromosome X, TB-T2T, whole genome shotgun sequence genome encodes the following:
- the IRS4 gene encoding insulin receptor substrate 4, producing MASCSSARDQATRRGRAAAAATAAALAAVATTPLLSSGTPTALIGTGSSCPGAMWLSTATGSRSDSESDEEDLPVGDEVCKRGYLRKQKHGHRRYFVLKLETADAPARLEYYENARKFRHSVRAAAAAAAAAASGAAVPALIPPRRVITLYQCFSVSQRADARYRHLIALFTQDEYFAMVAENESEQESWYLLLSRLILESKRRRCGTPGAQPDGEPAALAAAAAAEPPFYKDVWQVVVKPRGLGHRKELSGVFRLCLTDEEVVFVRLNTEVASVVVQLLSIRRCGHSEQYFFLEVGRSTVIGPGELWMQVDDCVVAQNMHELFLEKMRALCADEYRARCRSYSISIGAHLLTLLSARRHLDVLPLEPSGWLRRSRFEQFCHLRAIGDGEDEMLLTRRYITPSEPVHPSRRGRLYVPRARRSRRAVSVPASCFRHLAPNPVRAPRPAEAPNLGTCLSPEASGSGSGNSGEEGNPEGKEGQEGNGGDYMPMNNWGSGNGRGSGGGQGSSGQGSSSQGSDGNQCSGGGQGSGGGQGSSGGQGSGGQGAGGNQCSGDGQGTTGGHGSGGGQGAGGGHGSGSGQGPGDGHGSGGGKNSGGGKGSGSGKGSDGNGERGKSLKKRSYFGKLTQSKQQQMPPPPPSPPPPPPAGATGGKGKSGGRFRLYFCADRGATKERKEAKEVKDVESPEDAARGPHRVRAFDEDEDDPYVPMRPGVAAPLASSSDYMPMAPQNVSASEKRHSRSPFEDSRGYMMMFPRVSPPSAPNPPKAPDPEKEDDSKDNDSDSDYMFMAPGAGAIPKNPRNPQGGSSSKSWSSYFSLPNPLQSSPLGQSDHSEYVPMLPGKLLGKGLDKEASSQGDPKDAASKPSVERSFSKPGDGGSPSKPSDESPPKIKAKRPNRLSFITKGNKIKPKPQKPTREQREADSSSGYVNVDFTKRDSNTPAPSTQGLPGLWGIIADPRRSVFSNYVNVEFGVPFPNPGNDLSHLLRAIPGANPLFLDGARWPLLPLPPSATGSNANEEEGDYIEVMFNPAMIPAVPFADRAIRYDAETGRIYVVDPFSECCMDISLSPSRCSEPPPVARLLLEEELERRRPQSRSQGFFASTRAAVSAFPTDSLERDLSASLASAAALAAAPTLGVGRALAAASALAAAPGIGAAASGFEAAAGFDSASVRWFQPVANAADAEAVMGAQDVASGSNPRAQNPSSDLDGDEDGTGEAAAAAAVPPTPPRRQMPRPPEQEDSDDDDDTYVRMDFARSDNKKFDSPRRE from the exons ATGGCGAGTTGCTCCTCTGCTCGCGACCAAGCGACAAGGAGAGGGAGAGCTGCAGCAGCGGCAACAGCAGCAGCTCTAGCTGCGGTGGCGACCACCCCACTTCTTTCCTCGGGAACCCCGACCGCACTCATTGGGACCGGGTCGTCCTGTCCGGGAGCCATGTGGCTCTCTACGGCCACTGGCTCCCGGTCAGACTCCGAGTCCGATGAGGAGGACCTCCCCGTCGGGGACGAAGTCTGCAAACGCGGATACCTGCGGAAGCAGAAGCATGGGCACAGGCGCTACTTCGTGCTCAAACTCGAGACCGCCGACGCCCCAGCTCGGCTGGAATACTACGAAAATGCCAGGAAGTTCCGGCACAGTGTCCGCGCCGCGGCGGCTGCAGCAGCGGCGGCCGCCTCTGGCGCCGCGGTCCCCGCGCTCATCCCACCGCGGCGCGTGATCACCTTGTACCAGTGCTTCTCGGTGAGCCAGCGAGCCGACGCAAGGTACCGACACCTCATTGCCCTTTTCACCCAAGACGAGTATTTCGCGATGGTGGCCGAGAACGAGTCGGAGCAAGAGAGCTGGTACTTGCTGCTCAGCCGCCTCATCCTCGAGAGCAAGCGCCGCCGCTGCGGCACGCCCGGCGCGCAGCCGGATGGAGAGCCGGCGGCGCTGGCGGCTGCAGCGGCGGCGGAGCCACCCTTCTACAAAGATGTGTGGCAGGTAGTAGTCAAACCCAGGGGGCTGGGGCACAGAAAAGAGCTGAGCGGCGTGTTCCGGCTCTGTCTTACCGACGAGGAGGTTGTGTTTGTGAGGCTGAATACCGAGGTGGCCAGCGTGGTTGTCCAGCTCCTGAGCATCCGTCGCTGCGGGCACTCAGAGCAGTATTTCTTCTTGGAAGTCGGCAGGTCCACCGTCATCGGTCCGGGGGAACTCTGGATGCAGGTTGATGACTGTGTAGTGGCCCAAAACATGCATGAGCTGTTTTTGGAGAAGATGAGAGCCTTGTGTGCAGACGAGTACAGAGCCCGCTGCCGCAGCTACAGCATCAGCATCGGCGCCCACCTGTTAACCCTGCTGTCCGCTAGGAGGCACCTGGACGTGCTGCCGCTGGAGCCCAGCGGCTGGCTCAGAAGGTCCCGCTTTGAGCAGTTTTGCCACCTCAGGGCCATCGGTGACGGGGAAGACGAAATGCTCCTCACCAGGCGCTACATAACGCCCAGCGAGCCTGTACACCCCTCGAGGAGAGGAAGACTGTACGTGCCCAGAGCGCGCAGGTCCAGGAGAGCAGTTTCAGTGCCAGCCAGCTGTTTTCGCCACTTAGCACCCAACCCGGTGCGTGCTCCGCGCCCTGCGGAAGCCCCCAACCTTGGAACTTGCCTGTCTCCAGAAGCATCTGGTTCTGGCTCTGGTAACTCTGGGGAGGAAGGCAATCCTGAGGGCAAAGAGGGTCAGGAAGGAAATGGAGGCGACTACATGCCCATGAACAATTGGGGCTCAGGAAATGGCCGAGGCTCAGGAGGTGGCCAGGGCTCAAGTGGCCAAGGCTCCAGTAGCCAGGGCTCAGATGGAAACCAGTGCTCAGGTGGAGGGCAGGGCTCCGGAGGTGGCCAGGGCTCAAGTGGCGGCCAGGGGTCAGGGGGCCAAGGTGCAGGAGGAAACCAGTGCTCAGGAGATGGCCAAGGCACCACAGGTGGTCATGGCTCAGGTGGTGGCCAGGGAGCTGGAGGTGGGCACGGCTCAGGCAGTGGCCAGGGACCTGGAGATGGCCATGGCTCAGGCGGCGGCAAGAACTCTGGAGGGGGCAAAGGCTCAGGAAGTGGGAAAGGCTCTGATGGCAATGGTGAACGTGGAAAATCTCTGAAGAAAAGATCCTACTTTGGCAAATTAACTCAAAGCAAGCAACAGCAAatgccaccacctccaccatctccacctccacctccgcCAGCTGGAGCAACAGGTGGAAAAGGGAAGTCCGGGGGAAGGTTCCGACTTTATTTTTGTGCTGACAGAGGAGCCACAAAAGAGCGCAAAGAAGCCAAAGAAGTCAAAGATGTAGAGAGCCCCGAAGATGCAGCTCGGGGTCCCCACAGAGTCAGAGCTTTTGATGAAGATGAGGATGACCCATACGTGCCAATGAGGCCAGGGGTGGCTGCCCCTCTCGCAAGCTCCAGTGATTATATGCCAATGGCTCCTCAAAACGTCTCTGCTTCAGAAAAGCGCCATTCTCGATCACCTTTTGAAGATTCAAGAGGGTACATGATGATGTTTCCCAGGGTGAGCCCACCCTCTGCCCCAAATCCTCCAAAAGCACCAGATCCTGAGAAAGAGGATGACTCAAAGGATAACGACAGCGACAGTGACTACATGTTTATGGCTCCTGGAGCCGGTGCAATTCCAAAAAACCCCAGAAATCCTCAGGGAGGCTCTTCCTCCAAAAGTTGGAGCTCCTACTTCTCTCTGCCAAATCCACTTCAGAGCTCCCCGTTGGGCCAGAGTGACCACAGTGAGTATGTTCCAATGTTACCTGGCAAATTACTGGGGAAGGGCCTGGACAAAGAAGCCTCATCTCAGGGGGACCCCAAAGATGCAGCTTCAAAGCCTTCAGTTGAGCGGTCATTCTCAAAGCCTGGAGATGGGGGGTCACCTTCAAAGCCTTCAGATGAGAGCCCCCCCAAGATCAAGGCTAAGAGACCTAACCGACTTTCTTTtattacaaaaggaaataaaatcaagcCAAAACCACAAAAGCCCACACGTGAGCAGAGAGAAGCTGACAGCTCTAGTGGCTACGTCAACGTTGACTTCACTAAAAGAGATAGCAATACACCAGCACCCTCTACTCAAGGACTGCCAGGTTTGTGGGGCATAATTGCTGACCCCAGACGGTCAGTCTTTTCTAATTACGTGAATGTTGAGTTCGGAGTGCCATTTCCAAATCCAGGAAACGACCTCTCACATCTTTTAAGAGCTATTCCAGGTGCCAACCCTCTCTTTCTGGACGGTGCTAGGTGGCcacttctgcctcttcctcccagTGCTACAGGGAGCAATGCTAATGAGGAAGAGGGGGACTACATTGAAGTGATGTTCAACCCAGCAATGATACCAGCCGTGCCTTTTGCTGACCGTGCCATTCGCTATGATGCTGAAACAGGTCGAATCTATGTGGTCGACCCATTTTCTGAGTGCTGTATGgacatttctctttctcccagcCGATGCTCTGAACCACCACCTGTAGCTAGGCTGCTGCTGGAAGAAGAGCTAGAGAGAAGACGCCCACAAAGCCGTTCGCAAGGTTTCTTTGCATCCACCAGAGCCGCTGTCTCAGCTTTCCCAACCGACAGCCTGGAGAGAGACCTCTCCGCCTCCTTAGCCTCGGCCGCCGCTTTGGCCGCTGCGCCAACCTTAGGCGTGGGCCGGGCTTTAGCCGCCGCCTCCGCCCTCGCTGCGGCCCCGGGCATCGGCGCAGCTGCCTCGGGCTTCGAGGCCGCCGCTGGATTTGACTCCGCCTCCGTCCGCTGGTTCCAACCTGTTGCTAATGCTGCTGATGCCGAAGCAGTAATGGGGGCCCAAGACGTTGCCAGTGGCTCGAACCCTAGAGCCCAAAACCCATCTTCAGACCTTGACGGAGATGAGGACGGGACTGGCGaggctgcggctgcagctgccgTCCCCCCCACACCACCTCGCCGCCAGATGCCGAGACCCCCCGAGCAAGAAGATTCTGACGACGACGACGACACATACGTGAGAATGGACTTCGCCAGATCTGACAACAAGAAGTTCGACTCTCCCCGAAGAG AGTGA